The following DNA comes from Mycolicibacterium aromaticivorans JS19b1 = JCM 16368.
GGTATCGGCAACGCCATCAAGACCCTGGGCAAGGACGGTCCCTTCCCGCTCGACGGCTTCAAGAAGGTCGTCGAGGTCAACCTGATCGGCACGTTCAACGTGCTGCGCCTGGCCGCCGAGCGGATCGCCAAGACCGAACCGCTGAACGGTGAAGAGCGCGGCGTCATCATCAACACCGCCTCGGTCGCGGCCTTCGACGGCCAGATCGGGCAGGCCGCCTACTCGGCGTCCAAGGGCGGCGTGGTCGGTATGACCCTGCCGATCGCACGCGACCTGTCCCGCAGCCTGATCCGCGTCTGCACCATCGCCCCGGGCCTGTTCAAGACCCCGCTGCTGGGTTCGCTGCCCGAAGAGGCGCAGCGCTCGCTCGGCCAGCAGGTGCCGCACCCGGCCCGCCTCGGCGATCCCGACGAGTACGGCGCGCTGGCCGTGCACATCGTCGAGAACCCGATGCTCAACGGTGAGGTGATCCGTCTGGACGGCGCGATCCGCATGGCCCCGAGGTGATGAAGCGATGACGATCACGACTAAGTTCACCGAGACCTTCGGAGTCGAGCACCCGATCGCCCAGGGCGGTATGCAATGGGTCGGTCGCGCGGAACTCGTTGCCGCCGTTGCCAATGCGGGCGGACTCGGATTCATCACCGCGCTCACGCAGCCGACTCCGGCTGATCTGGCCAACGAGATCGCCCGCACCCGGGATATGACCGACAAGCCGTTCGGGGTGAACCTGACGATCCTGCCGGCCATCAACCCACCGCCTTACGACGAGTACCGCCAGGTGATCGTCGACGCGGGCATCAAGATCGTCGAGACCGCCGGATCCAACCCGGCGCCGCACCTGCCGATGTTCCACGACAACGGCATCAAGGTGCTGCACAAGTGCACGTCGGTCCGGCACGCGGTCAAGGCCCAGAGCCTGGGGGTCGACGGCATCAGCATCGACGGGTTCGAGTGCGCCGGACATCCCGGTGAAGACGACGTCCCGGGCCTGGTGCTGATCCCGGCCGCCGCCGAGAAGATCGAGATCCCGATGATCGCGTCGGGCGGTTTCGCCGATTCCCGCGGCCTGGTGGCCGCGCTGGCGCTGGGTGCCGACGGCATCAACATGGGTTCGCGGTTCATGTGCACGGTCGAGTCCTGCATTCACCAGAACGTCAAGGAAGCGATCGTGGCCGGCGACGAGCGCGGCACCGAGCTGATCTTCCGGAGCCTGCACAACACCGCGCGGGTGGCCTCCAACGTGGTCTCCCGCGAGGTCGTGGAGATCCTCAAGGGCGGCGGTCAGTTCGAGGACGTCAAGGATCTGGTGGCCGGCGTGCGCGGCCGCAAGGTGTTCGACGACGGTGACATCGATGCCGGCATCTGGACCGTCGGGACCGCGATGGGCTTGATCAACGACATCCCGACCTGTGATGAGCTGATCTCCCGGATCGTCTCCGAAGCCGAACAGATCATCGGCGGACGGCTGGCCGGAATGATCGACAGCCAGGGCGCAAAAGTGCCCGCCTGATCCCAGGCGGGCACAGCCCACATCAAAGCTCCGGACGGCGCGTCACCGCATCAGCGGTGGGGCGCCGTTTGGCGCTGCGCGCTAGCTCGCGTTGGCGAGCGGGGGCTTGTCCTCGAACTGCTCGGAGGTGTCACCCTCCACGAGGAAGTCGCCGTGATACAGCGCATCGAAATCGATTTTGATGACATCGGCACTGGTGTCGTCGATCCACATACCCAGGACTCTATGAGCCGCCATTAAGGAATCTTTGAGCCCCGATTCGGAGTTTCCTGGCAATTGTTACTCACGAGTCAGGTCGTGCCTTACTCAAAAGTCAGGTTGGTCACACGTGGAGCCAAAAACCGCCTACGACTAGGGTGGCTCTGAGCAGGGAGGACATCACAGATATGTCACAGCAGACCGTCGACAACCCGTTTTTCGCCCGCTTCTGGACAGTGCTGTCCGCCCATGAGTCACAGGCCATGCGCAGGCTCCGCCGAGACAATCTCTCAGGGCTGCACGGGCGTGTCCTGGAGGTCGGGGCGGGCACCGGAACCAACTTCGAGTTCTACCCCGACACCGTGGCCGAGGTGGTCGCGCTCGAGCCCGAAACCCGCCTCGCGCCACTGGCCAGACAAGCCGCCGCGGCGGCACGGGTTCCCGTCACCGTCATCGAATCGACCGTCGAGACCATGCCGGCGGCCGAACCCTTCGACGCGGTGGTGTGCTCACTGGTGCTGTGCTCGGTCGCCGACCCCGACGGTGTGCTGCGGCAGCTGCGCTCCGTCCTGAAGCCGGGCGGCGAGCTGCGCTACTTCGAGCACATCGCCGCCGGCGGGTGGCGTGGTCAACTGCAGCGGCTGGCCGACGCCACGATCTGGCCGCGGTTCGCCGGCAACTGCCATACCCACCGCGACACCGAGCGCGCGATCTCCGGGGCCGGATTCGTCATCGAGACCGCCCGCCGTGAAGCGCAGTTCCCGGCATGGGTGCCCCTGCCCGTGCACGAGGTCGCAATGGGACGGGCGACGAAGAACTAGTTCTTCAACAGTTCGGGCAACTGCTGCAGCAGGGTCGGCAGCGCGGTGCTGGCCGACTCCCGGATGGTGAGCGTCGCATTCGCCGACAGCGGAGTCGGCTCGGGATTGACCTCCACGACGACGGCTCCGCGGGCCAACGCCACATCGGGCAGGCCCGCCGCCGGATAGACGATCCCGGACGTGCCGACCACCACCAGGACGTCGGAGGTGGCCACCGCTTCGACGGCGGCCTGCCACGGCTCGTCGGGCAGCTGTTCGCCGAACCAGACGATCCCGGGACGGACGAGTCCGCCGCATTCGCAGTGCGGCGGCATCTTCTCCAGCTCGGGCTCCGGCATGTCCGGCAACGGACCGTGATAGCGCGAACCGCAAGTGTCGCACCAGAACTCGAACAGACTGCCGTGCAGGTGGTGCACGGGGTTGCTGCCCGCCCGCTCGTGAAGATTGTCGACATTCTGGGTGATCACCGAAACGTCGGCGTAGTCCTGCCAGGCCGCCACCGCGCGATGCCCGTCGTTCGGCTCGACCTGCTGAACGAGGTGATGCCGCCACAGATACCAGGCCCACACCCGTTCAGGGTGGTTCTGCCAACCGTCTGTGCTCGACAGTTCGTAGGGGTCGTATTTGGCCCACAAACCGGTCTTGTCGTCGCGGAACGTCGGCACGCCGCTCTCGGCGGAGATCCCCGCCCCGCTCAGTACCGCGATACGCACATCCCCCAAAATAGCCGGTCTAGGCGATACTTAGCATGTGTCGGATTTGGGGGTCTGGTTACGCGTCGACGGACAGGCCTCGCGGCCGCTGTTCGATCAGCTCAGAACACAGATCATCGAGGGGATCCGGGACGGGCGCCTATCGCCCGGCACCAGGCTGCCCACGGTGCGCGAGCTGGCCGTTCAGCTGAATCTGGCTGTCAACACCGTCGCGCGGGCCTACCGGGAACTGGAAAGCGCAGGCATCGTCGAAACCCGCGGCCGTTTCGGCACGTTCGTGGCCCGCGCCGATCCGGCCGACGCCGCGATGGCGGCGGCGGCCCGCGCCTACGTCGAAGCCGCCCGTGCGCTGGGACTGGGCAAGCAGGAGGCGCTGCGATATCTGGACAACGCGTTCGGCTGAGAGGCGTCAGCCGAATTCCAGCAGGGTGTAGGAGCCGCGGAATCGCTTCGTCGGGCCGAAGTTCCAGATCGCCGGCCACACCGTGTCGAAGAAGAAACCGCGGCCTTTGGGCATCGGGATGTCGTGGACCGCGGTGATCCCCGGCACCGTGTTGACCAGGTCAGCCAGCTGGACCGTGGTGAGGCTGAACGGCATCGGTGGGACGCGGTAGTGCTTCGAGGACTTCATGCCCTTCGGGGCAAGCTTCTTGACGAACACCGGCGGCATGTCGAAGAACATCTGGCCACCCGGAAAACGCTTGGCGCACTGGACAATAAGATCCATCGCCTCTTTCGGCTGCAGATACATCAGCAGGCCTTCGGCGGTGACGAACACCCCGTTGGCGGTATCGACCTGGTCCATCCAGCTGTAGTCCAGCGCGGACTGCGCCAACGCGGTGATTCGGGGAGACGACGGCAGCAGACGCTGGCGCAGCTCGATCACCGGCGGCAGGTCCACCGACACCCACTGGAACTGAGGGTCCGCTATGGCGTCGCTCAACCGCCAGAAGCTGGTCTGGAAACCTTCGGCCAGCGCGACGACGGTGGCCTGCGGGTGCGTGCGCAGGTAGTTGACCGCGCAGGAGTCGACGGCCAGTGAGCGCAGCGCCATCTCCTGGCCCTTGCGACCGAACTTGTCGAAGTCGAAGTCGATGGAGTCGACGACCTTGATCGCCATCGGGTCGCGAAGGATGGCGCCGGGCAGACTTGCCTGGTAGGCGCGGCCGTTGAGGGTCAGCAGCGCGGTTTCGGAGACGCCGCCGAGCTGACTGGCGTCGATTTTTTCCGTTGTCATGTCAATACCTTCGCCAGAGTGCGCACGTTGCGCGTGGTGGTCGACGACTTGTAGCGCTTCTTACCCATGGTCTTACCGACGGCCGAGTCCAGAGTGGAGGACTTGGGGACCTGCCAGTAGAGGACGCCTACACCGCGGTCGATCTTCTCGTCGGGCCCGGCGTCGCCGGCCAGATCGGCCAACTCGTCGAGAATCTCCTCGTCGCTGACGAACGTCACGTACGAGTGATAGCCCTCGACCTCGCGGTCGAACGGATAGCCGTCGAAGATGGCGCGCAGAGTCTCGAGGTCGTAGACCAGCACCCATGCTTCATACCCGAACGCATTCCGAAGTGCTGCTTCGGCTTTCGTACGTACCGCCGTGGCGGCTGCCTTGCTGTCGAGCAACACGTTGCCGCTGGCGAGGATGGTGCGCACGTCGGTGAAGCCGGCGCCGGTGAGCGCCTCGGCGACGTCGGCCATCTTCATCGTCGTTCCGCTCACGTTCACACCGCGCAGGAAAGCCGCGTAGCGGGTCATGTTCTCGATGCTAGCGACGTAGGCTCGGGGGATGTCCCGTCAGGTGCTCGACGACAAACTGCTGGCGGTGATCGCGGGCAACTCCCTGGGCGTGCTCGCGACCATCAAACGTGACGGCCGCCCGCAGCTGTCCAACGTGACGTATTACTTCGACCGGCGCAATCTCGTCGTCGAAGTCTCCATCACCGAGCCGCGCGCCAAGACCCGCAATCTGCGCCGCGATCCGCGTGCCTCGCTCCTGGTGTCCTCCGACGACGGCTGGTCCTACGCCGTCGCCGACGGCAACGCCATCCTCACCCCGCCCGCGGCCGAACCGCACGACGACACCGTCGAAGCGCTCGTCGCGCTGTATCGCAACGTCGCCGGCGAGCATCCGGACTGGGACGACTACCGACGCGCCATGGTCACCGACCGCCGGGTGCTGCTGAAGCTGCCGATCTCGCATCTCTACGGAATGCCGCCCGGCATCCGCTGACCCACGGGTTAGTCTGACCGCATGGCCGAATCAGAGTCCGAACCGCAGGACGACAACAAGCGCAAGTTCCGCGAGGCGCTCGAGCGCAAGAAGGCGAAGTCTGCGGGCGGCTCGGCGCACACGGACAGCGGCCCCAAGCAGCCCCGCTCGCACGGGCCGGTGGAGAACCGGCGGGAATTCCGCCGTAAGAGCGGCTAGCCGGCCGCCTGCTCGGAAAGCTCTGCCGCAGGGCGTGATTCCTGCCAGAGGATGGCTGCCAGGCAGACCAGTGCCAGCACCCCGACCGCGATCGCGAACACGGTGCCGCCGGTGCGCAGCCCCCACGCCTGCGCGGCGAAGCCCTCCCCGATCACCGGGATCGAAATCGCGACGTAAGCCACCACGAAATAGGTGGAGCTGACCTCGGCTCTACGTTCCGCCGGAGTGCGTTCGGCGACCGCCGCCAAGCCCCGGCTGAAGCTGATGCCCTGACCGGCGCCGGCCACCACGGCCGCGGCGATCAGGCCGGCCAGTGACGAATAATGCAGGGCGACAACCAGAATGCCCATGCCGACCGCGAGTATGCCGCAGCCCAGGGCGACCGCGCGCTGCGGTTCGATGCGGGTGCCTGCGATCTGAGCGATCGCCGAGGCACCGAAGATCGAGCCGGCCATCAAGCCGGCCAGCGCGTGATTGCCGATACCGATGACGTTGGTCAGCAGGGACGGCGCCACCGAGGTGAACAGCCCCGTGACGGCAAAGCCGGCGAAGGCGGCCAGTGCGGCGGTGATGAACACCGACCGCACCTCGGGCGGCACCGAAAGCCGTTGCAGGCCGAGCTTTCCGGTGCGGCTCGACGTCTCGGGCACCGAGAGGATCGCGACTGCGGCCAGCACCATCAACCCGATGTGGATGAGGTAGGTGAGCTTCAGCGGGCTCGGCGCGTACTGCGCCAGGATGCCGGCCAGGATGGGCCCGATGCCGAGGCCGCCGATGTTGGCGATGGTTGCGACCGCCGCCGCACGGCTCCGCCAGCTCGGCGGCGCGGCTTCGATGACCGCCGCGGTGGCGGTGCCGGTGAAGACGCCCGCCGACAACCCGGACAGCACCCGGCCCACCAAGAGCTCGGGCACCGAGTCCGCGAACAGGAATATCACCGCACTGGCCAGCGCGGCGCCGACACCGGCCAGCAGCACCGGCCGTCGGCCGATGGCGTCGGACCAGCCACCGAACACCAGCAGCGCGAACAACACTCCGCCGGCATAGGTGGCGTAGATGACGGTCGTCGTCAGCACTGCGAAGTGCATCTGCTCGGAGTACAGCGCGTACAGCGGGGTGGGCAGCGTGGTGCCGACCATGATCGCGGCGAACGCGTAGGCCAACAGGGCGAAGGCGAAACCTCGCCGGGGCGGGGTCGGTGTCATGGTTCGGCGGGCAGGAGCGTAGCGACCTGGGGTCATAGGAGGGTAAACGTCGTCGGCACACCCACACCATTCCCGCCCCCGGCGAGATTCTCACCTCAATATTGCTCGGGCCTAGTGGTGCGTGGCCTTCTCCGCGCCCACCCCGGTCAGCGACCGGACCTCCATCTCCGCGTTGATCTCCGGATCGCCGGCGTCCTTCGACGTCAGCGTTCCCACAATGCCGAGGACGAAGGCCAGCGGAATCGACACGATGCCGGGGTTGGCCAGTGGGAACCAGTCGAAGCTCGCGCCGGGGATCATCGCGGCCTTGTTGCCCGAGACGGCCGGCGAGAAGACGATCAGCACCAGGCAGCTGATCAGACCGCCGTACATGCTCCACAGGGCGCCGCAGGTGTTGAACCGCTTCCAATACAGCGAGTACACAATCGTCGGCAGGTTGGCCGAGGCCGCCACCGCGAACGCCAGCGCCACCAGGAACGCGACGTTCTGGCCGTTGGCCAGGATGCCCAAGCCGATCGCGGCGACACCGAGCACCACCGCGGTGATCCGGGAGACCCTGACCTGCTCCTCCTCGGTCGCTGGAGCCTTTCCGTGGGCTCTTCGCAATACACTGGCGTAGACGTCGTGGGCGAACGATGCCGACGCGGTGATCGTCAGACCCGCCACCACGGCCAGGATGGTGGCGAAGGCCACCGCCGAGATGATGCCGAGCAGGACCACCCCGCCGAGCTGGAATGCGAGCAGCGGTGCGGCCGAGTTCTGTCCGCCCGGGGCCGCCAGGATCTTGTCGGGGCCGACCATGGCCGCCGCGCCGTAGCCAAGCGCCAGGGTGAACAGGTAGAAGGCGCCGATCAGGCCGATCGCCCAAACCACCGACCGCCGAGCCTCTTTCGCGGTCGGCACCGTATAGAAGCGCATCAGCACGTGCGGCAGGCCCGCGGTGCCCAGCACCAGCGCCAGCCCCAGTGACAGCAGGTTGATCTTCGAGGTGGTGTTCGCGCCGTACTGGGCGCCGGGGGCCAGCACATCGCGGCTGGCGACACCCTTGGTGGTGGCCTCGTGCACCATCTGCTGCGCCGAACCCAGGATGTCGGAGAAGTTCAGGCCGAACTTGACCAGCACCATGGCCGTCATGATGGCCGCGCCTGCGATCAGCAGCACGGCTTTGATGATCTGCACCCAGGTGGTGCCTTTCATGCCGCCGACCAGCACGTAGACGATCATCAGCACACCGACCACCGCGATCACGAAGGATTGGGCCGTGCGGCCGTGGACGTCGAGCAGCAGCGCGACCAGGCCACCGGCACCGGCCATCTGCGCCAGCAGGTAGAACAACGACACCGTCAGCGTCGAGGTGGCCGCGGCCACTCGGACCGGCCGCTGCTTGAGCCGGAAGCTCAGCACGTCGGCCATCGTGAATTTGCCGGTGTTGCGCAGCAATTCGGCGACCAGCAGCAGGGCGACCAGCCAGGCCACCAGGAAGCCGATCGAATAGAGGAAGCCGTCATAGCCGTACACCGCGATCGCGCCGGCGATGCCGAGAAAGCTTGCCGCAGAGAGATAGTCACCGGCGATGGCGATACCGTTCTGCGGTCCGGAGAACGCCCGGCCGCCGGTGAAGAACTCGGTGGCGTTGGTGTTGGTGCGGCCGGCGCGGATCACGATGAACAACGTGATGAGCACGAAAGCCACGAAGATGCTGATGTTGACGACCGGATTGCCGATCCGGGCTGCCTCGGCCAGGACGGTGGTGCTCACTTGGCCGCGCCTTCCATCTCGGTGCGGATAGCCTCGGCGCGCGGGTCGAGTTCCCGATTGGCGAACCGCACGTACAGACCCGTGATGAGGAACGTCGTCACGAACTGGCCAAGACCGATGAGCAGCCCGACGTTGATGTTGCCCCACACCGTGATGGCCATGAAGTCGTGGGCGAAGGCGCCCAGCAACACATAGGTGGCGTACCAGATCAGGAAGAACGCGGTGGTGGGGAACACGAAGCGACGCAACGTGCGGCGCAGCTCCTGAAACTCGGGACTGGCCTGCATGGACAGGTAGTGGGCCCCGCTGGGATGGGTCTCCCGTGGCGGCAGGTCGGTTGTGGACACCGCGTGCTCCTCAGCTCGAAAGGTGTGAACTCCGGTCGTGTTCACAGGCTATTGAGAGGTGCATCACAGTCCTAGAGCGCGCGCGGACCATGCGTTGAACGGTTGGCGGGCGGCGCTGAACGGTTTCTGGGGTCAGCCGCGCGGGAGTCGCTCCAGGCCCATGCCCAGACGCTCCGGCACATGCATGCGGGCGAAGATGCGCGCCACATCGGGTGGCACGTCGGTCCGGGTGACACGGCTGACGAGCACCATCGTGGCGAACGCCAGCGGAACGGTGATGGCGGCGGGGTAGCCGATCAGCGTGGTCAGCCAGCCGCCGAGCACGTCGTCGCCGACCCAGCCGGTGATCGCGACGAGGATGGCCAGACCGGAGGCCAGTGCGCCGACCGCCAACCCGGCGATCGCCCCGGCCGCGGTCAGCCCGCGCCACCAGATGCCGAGGATCAGCAGCGGGCACAGCGTGGACGCCGCGACGGCGAAGGCCAGACCGACTCCGCGCGACAGCTCCAGGACGGGCGCGACGACCGAGAGCGGAATCGGGATGAGGCCGGCGATCAGCGCCACCGTCCGGAAGTCGCGGACCCGCCCGCGCAGCACGTCGGTGGACAACGCACCGGCGATGCTGACCAGCAGTCCGGACGAGGTCGCCAGGAATGCCGCGATGGCGCCGGCCGCGACCAGCGCGCCAAGCAGTTCGCCGGGCAGCCCGGCGACGGCGGCCGACGGAAGCAGCAGCACCGCGGCGTCGGCCTTGCCGGTGATGAGCAGCTGAGGCACATACAACCGGGCGAACACCCCGAGCAGCACGGGGAACAGATAGAACAGCGACATCAGGACGATCACGCTCAGCGCGGTTCGGCGCGCGGCGCGCCCGTCGGTGTTGGTGTAGAAGCGGACCAGCACATGGGGGAGGCCCATGGCGCCGAGGAATGTCGCCACCATGATGGAAAACACTTGGTAGAGAGGATGTTTC
Coding sequences within:
- a CDS encoding 3-hydroxyacyl-CoA dehydrogenase; protein product: MEIKDAVAVVTGGASGLGLATTKRLLDAGASVVVIDLKGEEVVAELGERAKFVAANVTDEEAVTKALDVAESLGPVRINVNCAGIGNAIKTLGKDGPFPLDGFKKVVEVNLIGTFNVLRLAAERIAKTEPLNGEERGVIINTASVAAFDGQIGQAAYSASKGGVVGMTLPIARDLSRSLIRVCTIAPGLFKTPLLGSLPEEAQRSLGQQVPHPARLGDPDEYGALAVHIVENPMLNGEVIRLDGAIRMAPR
- a CDS encoding NAD(P)H-dependent flavin oxidoreductase — its product is MTITTKFTETFGVEHPIAQGGMQWVGRAELVAAVANAGGLGFITALTQPTPADLANEIARTRDMTDKPFGVNLTILPAINPPPYDEYRQVIVDAGIKIVETAGSNPAPHLPMFHDNGIKVLHKCTSVRHAVKAQSLGVDGISIDGFECAGHPGEDDVPGLVLIPAAAEKIEIPMIASGGFADSRGLVAALALGADGINMGSRFMCTVESCIHQNVKEAIVAGDERGTELIFRSLHNTARVASNVVSREVVEILKGGGQFEDVKDLVAGVRGRKVFDDGDIDAGIWTVGTAMGLINDIPTCDELISRIVSEAEQIIGGRLAGMIDSQGAKVPA
- a CDS encoding class I SAM-dependent methyltransferase gives rise to the protein MSQQTVDNPFFARFWTVLSAHESQAMRRLRRDNLSGLHGRVLEVGAGTGTNFEFYPDTVAEVVALEPETRLAPLARQAAAAARVPVTVIESTVETMPAAEPFDAVVCSLVLCSVADPDGVLRQLRSVLKPGGELRYFEHIAAGGWRGQLQRLADATIWPRFAGNCHTHRDTERAISGAGFVIETARREAQFPAWVPLPVHEVAMGRATKN
- a CDS encoding NAD-dependent deacylase gives rise to the protein MRIAVLSGAGISAESGVPTFRDDKTGLWAKYDPYELSSTDGWQNHPERVWAWYLWRHHLVQQVEPNDGHRAVAAWQDYADVSVITQNVDNLHERAGSNPVHHLHGSLFEFWCDTCGSRYHGPLPDMPEPELEKMPPHCECGGLVRPGIVWFGEQLPDEPWQAAVEAVATSDVLVVVGTSGIVYPAAGLPDVALARGAVVVEVNPEPTPLSANATLTIRESASTALPTLLQQLPELLKN
- a CDS encoding GntR family transcriptional regulator — translated: MSDLGVWLRVDGQASRPLFDQLRTQIIEGIRDGRLSPGTRLPTVRELAVQLNLAVNTVARAYRELESAGIVETRGRFGTFVARADPADAAMAAAARAYVEAARALGLGKQEALRYLDNAFG
- a CDS encoding class I SAM-dependent methyltransferase, producing MTTEKIDASQLGGVSETALLTLNGRAYQASLPGAILRDPMAIKVVDSIDFDFDKFGRKGQEMALRSLAVDSCAVNYLRTHPQATVVALAEGFQTSFWRLSDAIADPQFQWVSVDLPPVIELRQRLLPSSPRITALAQSALDYSWMDQVDTANGVFVTAEGLLMYLQPKEAMDLIVQCAKRFPGGQMFFDMPPVFVKKLAPKGMKSSKHYRVPPMPFSLTTVQLADLVNTVPGITAVHDIPMPKGRGFFFDTVWPAIWNFGPTKRFRGSYTLLEFG
- a CDS encoding DUF1697 domain-containing protein — its product is MTRYAAFLRGVNVSGTTMKMADVAEALTGAGFTDVRTILASGNVLLDSKAAATAVRTKAEAALRNAFGYEAWVLVYDLETLRAIFDGYPFDREVEGYHSYVTFVSDEEILDELADLAGDAGPDEKIDRGVGVLYWQVPKSSTLDSAVGKTMGKKRYKSSTTTRNVRTLAKVLT
- a CDS encoding PPOX class F420-dependent oxidoreductase → MSRQVLDDKLLAVIAGNSLGVLATIKRDGRPQLSNVTYYFDRRNLVVEVSITEPRAKTRNLRRDPRASLLVSSDDGWSYAVADGNAILTPPAAEPHDDTVEALVALYRNVAGEHPDWDDYRRAMVTDRRVLLKLPISHLYGMPPGIR
- a CDS encoding DUF5302 domain-containing protein gives rise to the protein MAESESEPQDDNKRKFREALERKKAKSAGGSAHTDSGPKQPRSHGPVENRREFRRKSG
- a CDS encoding MFS transporter; translation: MTPTPPRRGFAFALLAYAFAAIMVGTTLPTPLYALYSEQMHFAVLTTTVIYATYAGGVLFALLVFGGWSDAIGRRPVLLAGVGAALASAVIFLFADSVPELLVGRVLSGLSAGVFTGTATAAVIEAAPPSWRSRAAAVATIANIGGLGIGPILAGILAQYAPSPLKLTYLIHIGLMVLAAVAILSVPETSSRTGKLGLQRLSVPPEVRSVFITAALAAFAGFAVTGLFTSVAPSLLTNVIGIGNHALAGLMAGSIFGASAIAQIAGTRIEPQRAVALGCGILAVGMGILVVALHYSSLAGLIAAAVVAGAGQGISFSRGLAAVAERTPAERRAEVSSTYFVVAYVAISIPVIGEGFAAQAWGLRTGGTVFAIAVGVLALVCLAAILWQESRPAAELSEQAAG
- a CDS encoding cation acetate symporter; amino-acid sequence: MSTTVLAEAARIGNPVVNISIFVAFVLITLFIVIRAGRTNTNATEFFTGGRAFSGPQNGIAIAGDYLSAASFLGIAGAIAVYGYDGFLYSIGFLVAWLVALLLVAELLRNTGKFTMADVLSFRLKQRPVRVAAATSTLTVSLFYLLAQMAGAGGLVALLLDVHGRTAQSFVIAVVGVLMIVYVLVGGMKGTTWVQIIKAVLLIAGAAIMTAMVLVKFGLNFSDILGSAQQMVHEATTKGVASRDVLAPGAQYGANTTSKINLLSLGLALVLGTAGLPHVLMRFYTVPTAKEARRSVVWAIGLIGAFYLFTLALGYGAAAMVGPDKILAAPGGQNSAAPLLAFQLGGVVLLGIISAVAFATILAVVAGLTITASASFAHDVYASVLRRAHGKAPATEEEQVRVSRITAVVLGVAAIGLGILANGQNVAFLVALAFAVAASANLPTIVYSLYWKRFNTCGALWSMYGGLISCLVLIVFSPAVSGNKAAMIPGASFDWFPLANPGIVSIPLAFVLGIVGTLTSKDAGDPEINAEMEVRSLTGVGAEKATHH
- a CDS encoding DUF485 domain-containing protein encodes the protein MSTTDLPPRETHPSGAHYLSMQASPEFQELRRTLRRFVFPTTAFFLIWYATYVLLGAFAHDFMAITVWGNINVGLLIGLGQFVTTFLITGLYVRFANRELDPRAEAIRTEMEGAAK